One Oncorhynchus kisutch isolate 150728-3 linkage group LG13, Okis_V2, whole genome shotgun sequence DNA window includes the following coding sequences:
- the LOC109882674 gene encoding ubiquitin-protein ligase E3A isoform X1, whose protein sequence is MSKEANEYESPVTYITEHTKPSRMKRAAAKHLIERYFCQLTEGCGNGACTNELCASCLGFQPLDHNAAAIRALELYKMNAKLCGRHSAAFPDNSSAKETHPTLLGDRHGKMPDHEDNLFPPREDFREVHYLTEEKVYEILSICEGKKDYSPLIRVIGRIFSNADGLVQSFRKDKEQHPNTKEQHPNTKEQHPNTKEQRKTHQANDEDKDEDDKERTTAMEQESEASASMEGATGSTENRLGPVEVSVDIEAVRRVYDRLLSNEKMESAFLNALVYLTPNVELDLTYLDVYDTNPDYLNIFIIVMENSSLHSPEYLEMAMPLFCKCMSKLPLPALAKLTRLWSQYSVEHIRRMMETFQQLITYTVISNEYDSDSLVNDDECVVAAAKCLKLVFYANVLGGDLDTGHNEEEEPASESSELTLQELLGEERSNKKGPRVDPLEKELGVRTLDCRRPLIPFEEFVNEPLNDVLEMDKDFTFFKVDSESKFSFQSCPFILNACTKSLGLYYDNRISMYSERRITALYSLVQGQQLNPYLRLKVRRDHIIDDALVRLEMIAMENPADLRKQLFVEFEGEQGVDEGGVSKEFFQLVLEEMFNPDIGMFTYDESTKLFWYNPSSLENEAQFTLIGIILGLAIYNNCILDVHFPMVVYRKLMGKKGTYLDLTDSHPVLYQSLRELLEYEGDVEEDMMITFQISQTDLFGDPITYDLKENGDKIPVNADNRKEFVSLYSDYILNKSVERQFKAFRRGFQMVTNESPLKCLFRPEEVELLICGSRNLDFQALEETTEYDGGYSKDCRIIKDFWETVHSFGEEDKRLFLQFTTGTDRAPVGGLGKLKMIIAKNGPDTDRLPTSHTCFNALLLPEYDSKEKLKERLLKAITYAKGFGML, encoded by the exons ATGTCGAAGGAAGCAAATGAATATGAG AGTCCAGTTACCTACATCACAGAGCACACTAAACCAAGCCGAAT GAAGAGAGCGGCTGCAAAGCATCTAATTGAGCGCTACTTTTGCCAGTTAACAGAGGGCTGTGGAAATGGGGCCTGCACGAATGAGTTGTGTGCTTCGTGTCTTGGTTTTCAACCGCTGGATCACAACGCGGCGGCCATCAGAGCCCTGGAGCTCTATAAAATGAATGCCAAACTGTGTGGTCGTCACTCTGCTGCCTTCCCTGACAACAGCAGTGCCAAAGAAACCCACCCTACCTTATTGGGCGATCGTCACGGGAAGATGCCAGACCACGAAGACAACCTGTTTCCTCCTAGGGAAGACTTCAGAG AGGTGCATTACCTGACCGAGGAGAAGGTGTATGAGATCCTGAGTATCTGTGAGGGGAAGAAGGACTACTCTCCTCTGATCCGAGTCATCGGGAGGATCTTCTCCAACGCTGACGGGTTGGTGCAGAGCTTCAGGAAAGACAAGGAGCAGCACCCCAACACCAAGGAGCAGCACCCCAACACCAAGGAGCAGCACCCCAACACCAAGGAGCAGCGTAAGACCCACCAGGCCAACGATGAGGACAAGGATGAGGACGACAAGGAGAGAACCACCGCCATGGAGCAGGAATCAGAGGCCTCGGCGTCCATGGAGGGAGCGACGGGATCGACGGAGAACAGACTGGGTCCTGTGGAGGTCTCAGTGGACATAGAAGCTGTGAGGAGAGTGTACGACAGACTCCTCTCCAACGAGAAGATGGAATCGGCCTTCCTCAACGCCCTGGTCTACCTAACTCCCAACGTAGAGCTGGATCTAACCTATCTAGACGTGTACGACACCAACCCAGACTACCTAAACATCTTCATCATCGTGATGGAGAACAGCAGCCTCCACAGCCCAGAGTACCTGGAGATGGCCATGCCTCTGTTCTGTAAGTGCATGAGTAAactccctctgcctgccctggCCAAGCTGACGCGCCTGTGGTCTCAGTACAGTGTAGAGCACATCAGACGTATGATGGAGACCTTTCAGCAGCTCATCACCTACACG GTAATCAGCAACGAGTACGACAGCGACAGTCTGGTCAACGATGATGAGTGTGTGGTGGCTGCAGCCAAGTGTCTGAAG CTGGTGTTCTATGCCAACGTCCTGGGAGGAGACCTGGATACGGGTCAcaatgaggaggaggagcctgCATCAGAGTCCAGCGAGCTCACCCTGCAGGAGctcctgggggaggagaggagtaacaAGAAGGGGCCCCGGGTCGACCCTTTGGAGAAG GAGCTGGGCGTCAGGACCCTGGACTGCAGACGACCCCTCATCCCCTTCGAGGAGTTTGTCAACGAGCCGTTGAACGATGTTCTAGAGATGGACAAGGACTTCACCTTCTTCAAGGTGGACTCGGAGAGTAAGTTCTCCTTCCAGAGCTGTCCCTTCATCCTCAATGCCTGCACCAAGAGCCTGGGACTGTACTACGACAACCGCATCAGCATGTACAGCGAGAGGAGGATCACAGCGCTCTACAGCCTGGTACAAGGACAGCAGCTCAACCCATACCTCAGGCTCAAAGTACGACGAGACCACATCATCGACGACGCCCTCGTCAGG TTGGAGATGATCGCCATGGAGAACCCAGCGGACCTGAGGAAGCAGCTGTTTGTAGAGTTTGAAGGAGAGCAGGGCGTCGACGAGGGAGGAGTGTCTAAAGAGTTTTTCCAGCTTGTCCTCGAGGAGATGTTCAACCCTGATATTG GCATGTTTACGTACGATGAGTCCACCAAGCTGTTCTGGTACAACCCGTCCTCTCTGGAGAACGAGGCCCAGTTCACCCTGATAGGCATCATCTTGGGCCTGGCCATCTACAACAACTGTATCCTGGATGTTCACTTTCCCATGGTGGTCTACAGGAAACTGATGGGAAAGAAAGGCACCTATCTGGACCTGACAGACTCACACCCG GTTCTGTACCAGAGTCTGAGGGAGCTGCTGGAGTACGAGGGGGATGTGGAGGAGGACATGATGATCACCTTCCAGATCTCACAGactgacctgtttggagaccCCATCACTTATGACCTGAAGGAAAACGGGGACAAGATACCTGTTAATGCGGACAATAGAAAG GAGTTTGTCTCTCTGTATAGTGATTACATACTTAATAAGAGTGTGGAGCGCCAGTTCAAAGCCTTCAGAAGGGGCTTCCAGATGGTCACCAACGAGTCGCCTCTCAAGTGTTTATTTAGACCTGAGGAAGTGGAGCTACTGATCTGTGGAAGCAGG AATTTAGACTTTCAAGCGCTTGAAGAAACGACAGAGTATGACGGAGGCTACAGCAAGGATTGTCGCATTATTAa AGACTTCTGGGAGACGGTGCATTCGTTTGGTGAGGAGGATAAGAGACTGTTCCTCCAGTTTACTACGGGGACTGACAGAGCACCCGTAGGAGGGCTGGGAAAGTTAAAGATGATCATCGCCAAGAACGGCCCCGACACAGACAG
- the LOC109882674 gene encoding ubiquitin-protein ligase E3A isoform X3, with protein MSKEANEYESPVTYITEHTKPSRISAKETHPTLLGDRHGKMPDHEDNLFPPREDFREVHYLTEEKVYEILSICEGKKDYSPLIRVIGRIFSNADGLVQSFRKDKEQHPNTKEQHPNTKEQHPNTKEQRKTHQANDEDKDEDDKERTTAMEQESEASASMEGATGSTENRLGPVEVSVDIEAVRRVYDRLLSNEKMESAFLNALVYLTPNVELDLTYLDVYDTNPDYLNIFIIVMENSSLHSPEYLEMAMPLFCKCMSKLPLPALAKLTRLWSQYSVEHIRRMMETFQQLITYTVISNEYDSDSLVNDDECVVAAAKCLKLVFYANVLGGDLDTGHNEEEEPASESSELTLQELLGEERSNKKGPRVDPLEKELGVRTLDCRRPLIPFEEFVNEPLNDVLEMDKDFTFFKVDSESKFSFQSCPFILNACTKSLGLYYDNRISMYSERRITALYSLVQGQQLNPYLRLKVRRDHIIDDALVRLEMIAMENPADLRKQLFVEFEGEQGVDEGGVSKEFFQLVLEEMFNPDIGMFTYDESTKLFWYNPSSLENEAQFTLIGIILGLAIYNNCILDVHFPMVVYRKLMGKKGTYLDLTDSHPVLYQSLRELLEYEGDVEEDMMITFQISQTDLFGDPITYDLKENGDKIPVNADNRKEFVSLYSDYILNKSVERQFKAFRRGFQMVTNESPLKCLFRPEEVELLICGSRNLDFQALEETTEYDGGYSKDCRIIKDFWETVHSFGEEDKRLFLQFTTGTDRAPVGGLGKLKMIIAKNGPDTDRLPTSHTCFNALLLPEYDSKEKLKERLLKAITYAKGFGML; from the exons ATGTCGAAGGAAGCAAATGAATATGAG AGTCCAGTTACCTACATCACAGAGCACACTAAACCAAGCCGAAT CAGTGCCAAAGAAACCCACCCTACCTTATTGGGCGATCGTCACGGGAAGATGCCAGACCACGAAGACAACCTGTTTCCTCCTAGGGAAGACTTCAGAG AGGTGCATTACCTGACCGAGGAGAAGGTGTATGAGATCCTGAGTATCTGTGAGGGGAAGAAGGACTACTCTCCTCTGATCCGAGTCATCGGGAGGATCTTCTCCAACGCTGACGGGTTGGTGCAGAGCTTCAGGAAAGACAAGGAGCAGCACCCCAACACCAAGGAGCAGCACCCCAACACCAAGGAGCAGCACCCCAACACCAAGGAGCAGCGTAAGACCCACCAGGCCAACGATGAGGACAAGGATGAGGACGACAAGGAGAGAACCACCGCCATGGAGCAGGAATCAGAGGCCTCGGCGTCCATGGAGGGAGCGACGGGATCGACGGAGAACAGACTGGGTCCTGTGGAGGTCTCAGTGGACATAGAAGCTGTGAGGAGAGTGTACGACAGACTCCTCTCCAACGAGAAGATGGAATCGGCCTTCCTCAACGCCCTGGTCTACCTAACTCCCAACGTAGAGCTGGATCTAACCTATCTAGACGTGTACGACACCAACCCAGACTACCTAAACATCTTCATCATCGTGATGGAGAACAGCAGCCTCCACAGCCCAGAGTACCTGGAGATGGCCATGCCTCTGTTCTGTAAGTGCATGAGTAAactccctctgcctgccctggCCAAGCTGACGCGCCTGTGGTCTCAGTACAGTGTAGAGCACATCAGACGTATGATGGAGACCTTTCAGCAGCTCATCACCTACACG GTAATCAGCAACGAGTACGACAGCGACAGTCTGGTCAACGATGATGAGTGTGTGGTGGCTGCAGCCAAGTGTCTGAAG CTGGTGTTCTATGCCAACGTCCTGGGAGGAGACCTGGATACGGGTCAcaatgaggaggaggagcctgCATCAGAGTCCAGCGAGCTCACCCTGCAGGAGctcctgggggaggagaggagtaacaAGAAGGGGCCCCGGGTCGACCCTTTGGAGAAG GAGCTGGGCGTCAGGACCCTGGACTGCAGACGACCCCTCATCCCCTTCGAGGAGTTTGTCAACGAGCCGTTGAACGATGTTCTAGAGATGGACAAGGACTTCACCTTCTTCAAGGTGGACTCGGAGAGTAAGTTCTCCTTCCAGAGCTGTCCCTTCATCCTCAATGCCTGCACCAAGAGCCTGGGACTGTACTACGACAACCGCATCAGCATGTACAGCGAGAGGAGGATCACAGCGCTCTACAGCCTGGTACAAGGACAGCAGCTCAACCCATACCTCAGGCTCAAAGTACGACGAGACCACATCATCGACGACGCCCTCGTCAGG TTGGAGATGATCGCCATGGAGAACCCAGCGGACCTGAGGAAGCAGCTGTTTGTAGAGTTTGAAGGAGAGCAGGGCGTCGACGAGGGAGGAGTGTCTAAAGAGTTTTTCCAGCTTGTCCTCGAGGAGATGTTCAACCCTGATATTG GCATGTTTACGTACGATGAGTCCACCAAGCTGTTCTGGTACAACCCGTCCTCTCTGGAGAACGAGGCCCAGTTCACCCTGATAGGCATCATCTTGGGCCTGGCCATCTACAACAACTGTATCCTGGATGTTCACTTTCCCATGGTGGTCTACAGGAAACTGATGGGAAAGAAAGGCACCTATCTGGACCTGACAGACTCACACCCG GTTCTGTACCAGAGTCTGAGGGAGCTGCTGGAGTACGAGGGGGATGTGGAGGAGGACATGATGATCACCTTCCAGATCTCACAGactgacctgtttggagaccCCATCACTTATGACCTGAAGGAAAACGGGGACAAGATACCTGTTAATGCGGACAATAGAAAG GAGTTTGTCTCTCTGTATAGTGATTACATACTTAATAAGAGTGTGGAGCGCCAGTTCAAAGCCTTCAGAAGGGGCTTCCAGATGGTCACCAACGAGTCGCCTCTCAAGTGTTTATTTAGACCTGAGGAAGTGGAGCTACTGATCTGTGGAAGCAGG AATTTAGACTTTCAAGCGCTTGAAGAAACGACAGAGTATGACGGAGGCTACAGCAAGGATTGTCGCATTATTAa AGACTTCTGGGAGACGGTGCATTCGTTTGGTGAGGAGGATAAGAGACTGTTCCTCCAGTTTACTACGGGGACTGACAGAGCACCCGTAGGAGGGCTGGGAAAGTTAAAGATGATCATCGCCAAGAACGGCCCCGACACAGACAG
- the LOC109882674 gene encoding ubiquitin-protein ligase E3A isoform X2 translates to MKRAAAKHLIERYFCQLTEGCGNGACTNELCASCLGFQPLDHNAAAIRALELYKMNAKLCGRHSAAFPDNSSAKETHPTLLGDRHGKMPDHEDNLFPPREDFREVHYLTEEKVYEILSICEGKKDYSPLIRVIGRIFSNADGLVQSFRKDKEQHPNTKEQHPNTKEQHPNTKEQRKTHQANDEDKDEDDKERTTAMEQESEASASMEGATGSTENRLGPVEVSVDIEAVRRVYDRLLSNEKMESAFLNALVYLTPNVELDLTYLDVYDTNPDYLNIFIIVMENSSLHSPEYLEMAMPLFCKCMSKLPLPALAKLTRLWSQYSVEHIRRMMETFQQLITYTVISNEYDSDSLVNDDECVVAAAKCLKLVFYANVLGGDLDTGHNEEEEPASESSELTLQELLGEERSNKKGPRVDPLEKELGVRTLDCRRPLIPFEEFVNEPLNDVLEMDKDFTFFKVDSESKFSFQSCPFILNACTKSLGLYYDNRISMYSERRITALYSLVQGQQLNPYLRLKVRRDHIIDDALVRLEMIAMENPADLRKQLFVEFEGEQGVDEGGVSKEFFQLVLEEMFNPDIGMFTYDESTKLFWYNPSSLENEAQFTLIGIILGLAIYNNCILDVHFPMVVYRKLMGKKGTYLDLTDSHPVLYQSLRELLEYEGDVEEDMMITFQISQTDLFGDPITYDLKENGDKIPVNADNRKEFVSLYSDYILNKSVERQFKAFRRGFQMVTNESPLKCLFRPEEVELLICGSRNLDFQALEETTEYDGGYSKDCRIIKDFWETVHSFGEEDKRLFLQFTTGTDRAPVGGLGKLKMIIAKNGPDTDRLPTSHTCFNALLLPEYDSKEKLKERLLKAITYAKGFGML, encoded by the exons AT GAAGAGAGCGGCTGCAAAGCATCTAATTGAGCGCTACTTTTGCCAGTTAACAGAGGGCTGTGGAAATGGGGCCTGCACGAATGAGTTGTGTGCTTCGTGTCTTGGTTTTCAACCGCTGGATCACAACGCGGCGGCCATCAGAGCCCTGGAGCTCTATAAAATGAATGCCAAACTGTGTGGTCGTCACTCTGCTGCCTTCCCTGACAACAGCAGTGCCAAAGAAACCCACCCTACCTTATTGGGCGATCGTCACGGGAAGATGCCAGACCACGAAGACAACCTGTTTCCTCCTAGGGAAGACTTCAGAG AGGTGCATTACCTGACCGAGGAGAAGGTGTATGAGATCCTGAGTATCTGTGAGGGGAAGAAGGACTACTCTCCTCTGATCCGAGTCATCGGGAGGATCTTCTCCAACGCTGACGGGTTGGTGCAGAGCTTCAGGAAAGACAAGGAGCAGCACCCCAACACCAAGGAGCAGCACCCCAACACCAAGGAGCAGCACCCCAACACCAAGGAGCAGCGTAAGACCCACCAGGCCAACGATGAGGACAAGGATGAGGACGACAAGGAGAGAACCACCGCCATGGAGCAGGAATCAGAGGCCTCGGCGTCCATGGAGGGAGCGACGGGATCGACGGAGAACAGACTGGGTCCTGTGGAGGTCTCAGTGGACATAGAAGCTGTGAGGAGAGTGTACGACAGACTCCTCTCCAACGAGAAGATGGAATCGGCCTTCCTCAACGCCCTGGTCTACCTAACTCCCAACGTAGAGCTGGATCTAACCTATCTAGACGTGTACGACACCAACCCAGACTACCTAAACATCTTCATCATCGTGATGGAGAACAGCAGCCTCCACAGCCCAGAGTACCTGGAGATGGCCATGCCTCTGTTCTGTAAGTGCATGAGTAAactccctctgcctgccctggCCAAGCTGACGCGCCTGTGGTCTCAGTACAGTGTAGAGCACATCAGACGTATGATGGAGACCTTTCAGCAGCTCATCACCTACACG GTAATCAGCAACGAGTACGACAGCGACAGTCTGGTCAACGATGATGAGTGTGTGGTGGCTGCAGCCAAGTGTCTGAAG CTGGTGTTCTATGCCAACGTCCTGGGAGGAGACCTGGATACGGGTCAcaatgaggaggaggagcctgCATCAGAGTCCAGCGAGCTCACCCTGCAGGAGctcctgggggaggagaggagtaacaAGAAGGGGCCCCGGGTCGACCCTTTGGAGAAG GAGCTGGGCGTCAGGACCCTGGACTGCAGACGACCCCTCATCCCCTTCGAGGAGTTTGTCAACGAGCCGTTGAACGATGTTCTAGAGATGGACAAGGACTTCACCTTCTTCAAGGTGGACTCGGAGAGTAAGTTCTCCTTCCAGAGCTGTCCCTTCATCCTCAATGCCTGCACCAAGAGCCTGGGACTGTACTACGACAACCGCATCAGCATGTACAGCGAGAGGAGGATCACAGCGCTCTACAGCCTGGTACAAGGACAGCAGCTCAACCCATACCTCAGGCTCAAAGTACGACGAGACCACATCATCGACGACGCCCTCGTCAGG TTGGAGATGATCGCCATGGAGAACCCAGCGGACCTGAGGAAGCAGCTGTTTGTAGAGTTTGAAGGAGAGCAGGGCGTCGACGAGGGAGGAGTGTCTAAAGAGTTTTTCCAGCTTGTCCTCGAGGAGATGTTCAACCCTGATATTG GCATGTTTACGTACGATGAGTCCACCAAGCTGTTCTGGTACAACCCGTCCTCTCTGGAGAACGAGGCCCAGTTCACCCTGATAGGCATCATCTTGGGCCTGGCCATCTACAACAACTGTATCCTGGATGTTCACTTTCCCATGGTGGTCTACAGGAAACTGATGGGAAAGAAAGGCACCTATCTGGACCTGACAGACTCACACCCG GTTCTGTACCAGAGTCTGAGGGAGCTGCTGGAGTACGAGGGGGATGTGGAGGAGGACATGATGATCACCTTCCAGATCTCACAGactgacctgtttggagaccCCATCACTTATGACCTGAAGGAAAACGGGGACAAGATACCTGTTAATGCGGACAATAGAAAG GAGTTTGTCTCTCTGTATAGTGATTACATACTTAATAAGAGTGTGGAGCGCCAGTTCAAAGCCTTCAGAAGGGGCTTCCAGATGGTCACCAACGAGTCGCCTCTCAAGTGTTTATTTAGACCTGAGGAAGTGGAGCTACTGATCTGTGGAAGCAGG AATTTAGACTTTCAAGCGCTTGAAGAAACGACAGAGTATGACGGAGGCTACAGCAAGGATTGTCGCATTATTAa AGACTTCTGGGAGACGGTGCATTCGTTTGGTGAGGAGGATAAGAGACTGTTCCTCCAGTTTACTACGGGGACTGACAGAGCACCCGTAGGAGGGCTGGGAAAGTTAAAGATGATCATCGCCAAGAACGGCCCCGACACAGACAG
- the LOC109882674 gene encoding ubiquitin-protein ligase E3A isoform X4 → MNAKLCGRHSAAFPDNSSAKETHPTLLGDRHGKMPDHEDNLFPPREDFREVHYLTEEKVYEILSICEGKKDYSPLIRVIGRIFSNADGLVQSFRKDKEQHPNTKEQHPNTKEQHPNTKEQRKTHQANDEDKDEDDKERTTAMEQESEASASMEGATGSTENRLGPVEVSVDIEAVRRVYDRLLSNEKMESAFLNALVYLTPNVELDLTYLDVYDTNPDYLNIFIIVMENSSLHSPEYLEMAMPLFCKCMSKLPLPALAKLTRLWSQYSVEHIRRMMETFQQLITYTVISNEYDSDSLVNDDECVVAAAKCLKLVFYANVLGGDLDTGHNEEEEPASESSELTLQELLGEERSNKKGPRVDPLEKELGVRTLDCRRPLIPFEEFVNEPLNDVLEMDKDFTFFKVDSESKFSFQSCPFILNACTKSLGLYYDNRISMYSERRITALYSLVQGQQLNPYLRLKVRRDHIIDDALVRLEMIAMENPADLRKQLFVEFEGEQGVDEGGVSKEFFQLVLEEMFNPDIGMFTYDESTKLFWYNPSSLENEAQFTLIGIILGLAIYNNCILDVHFPMVVYRKLMGKKGTYLDLTDSHPVLYQSLRELLEYEGDVEEDMMITFQISQTDLFGDPITYDLKENGDKIPVNADNRKEFVSLYSDYILNKSVERQFKAFRRGFQMVTNESPLKCLFRPEEVELLICGSRNLDFQALEETTEYDGGYSKDCRIIKDFWETVHSFGEEDKRLFLQFTTGTDRAPVGGLGKLKMIIAKNGPDTDRLPTSHTCFNALLLPEYDSKEKLKERLLKAITYAKGFGML, encoded by the exons ATGAATGCCAAACTGTGTGGTCGTCACTCTGCTGCCTTCCCTGACAACAGCAGTGCCAAAGAAACCCACCCTACCTTATTGGGCGATCGTCACGGGAAGATGCCAGACCACGAAGACAACCTGTTTCCTCCTAGGGAAGACTTCAGAG AGGTGCATTACCTGACCGAGGAGAAGGTGTATGAGATCCTGAGTATCTGTGAGGGGAAGAAGGACTACTCTCCTCTGATCCGAGTCATCGGGAGGATCTTCTCCAACGCTGACGGGTTGGTGCAGAGCTTCAGGAAAGACAAGGAGCAGCACCCCAACACCAAGGAGCAGCACCCCAACACCAAGGAGCAGCACCCCAACACCAAGGAGCAGCGTAAGACCCACCAGGCCAACGATGAGGACAAGGATGAGGACGACAAGGAGAGAACCACCGCCATGGAGCAGGAATCAGAGGCCTCGGCGTCCATGGAGGGAGCGACGGGATCGACGGAGAACAGACTGGGTCCTGTGGAGGTCTCAGTGGACATAGAAGCTGTGAGGAGAGTGTACGACAGACTCCTCTCCAACGAGAAGATGGAATCGGCCTTCCTCAACGCCCTGGTCTACCTAACTCCCAACGTAGAGCTGGATCTAACCTATCTAGACGTGTACGACACCAACCCAGACTACCTAAACATCTTCATCATCGTGATGGAGAACAGCAGCCTCCACAGCCCAGAGTACCTGGAGATGGCCATGCCTCTGTTCTGTAAGTGCATGAGTAAactccctctgcctgccctggCCAAGCTGACGCGCCTGTGGTCTCAGTACAGTGTAGAGCACATCAGACGTATGATGGAGACCTTTCAGCAGCTCATCACCTACACG GTAATCAGCAACGAGTACGACAGCGACAGTCTGGTCAACGATGATGAGTGTGTGGTGGCTGCAGCCAAGTGTCTGAAG CTGGTGTTCTATGCCAACGTCCTGGGAGGAGACCTGGATACGGGTCAcaatgaggaggaggagcctgCATCAGAGTCCAGCGAGCTCACCCTGCAGGAGctcctgggggaggagaggagtaacaAGAAGGGGCCCCGGGTCGACCCTTTGGAGAAG GAGCTGGGCGTCAGGACCCTGGACTGCAGACGACCCCTCATCCCCTTCGAGGAGTTTGTCAACGAGCCGTTGAACGATGTTCTAGAGATGGACAAGGACTTCACCTTCTTCAAGGTGGACTCGGAGAGTAAGTTCTCCTTCCAGAGCTGTCCCTTCATCCTCAATGCCTGCACCAAGAGCCTGGGACTGTACTACGACAACCGCATCAGCATGTACAGCGAGAGGAGGATCACAGCGCTCTACAGCCTGGTACAAGGACAGCAGCTCAACCCATACCTCAGGCTCAAAGTACGACGAGACCACATCATCGACGACGCCCTCGTCAGG TTGGAGATGATCGCCATGGAGAACCCAGCGGACCTGAGGAAGCAGCTGTTTGTAGAGTTTGAAGGAGAGCAGGGCGTCGACGAGGGAGGAGTGTCTAAAGAGTTTTTCCAGCTTGTCCTCGAGGAGATGTTCAACCCTGATATTG GCATGTTTACGTACGATGAGTCCACCAAGCTGTTCTGGTACAACCCGTCCTCTCTGGAGAACGAGGCCCAGTTCACCCTGATAGGCATCATCTTGGGCCTGGCCATCTACAACAACTGTATCCTGGATGTTCACTTTCCCATGGTGGTCTACAGGAAACTGATGGGAAAGAAAGGCACCTATCTGGACCTGACAGACTCACACCCG GTTCTGTACCAGAGTCTGAGGGAGCTGCTGGAGTACGAGGGGGATGTGGAGGAGGACATGATGATCACCTTCCAGATCTCACAGactgacctgtttggagaccCCATCACTTATGACCTGAAGGAAAACGGGGACAAGATACCTGTTAATGCGGACAATAGAAAG GAGTTTGTCTCTCTGTATAGTGATTACATACTTAATAAGAGTGTGGAGCGCCAGTTCAAAGCCTTCAGAAGGGGCTTCCAGATGGTCACCAACGAGTCGCCTCTCAAGTGTTTATTTAGACCTGAGGAAGTGGAGCTACTGATCTGTGGAAGCAGG AATTTAGACTTTCAAGCGCTTGAAGAAACGACAGAGTATGACGGAGGCTACAGCAAGGATTGTCGCATTATTAa AGACTTCTGGGAGACGGTGCATTCGTTTGGTGAGGAGGATAAGAGACTGTTCCTCCAGTTTACTACGGGGACTGACAGAGCACCCGTAGGAGGGCTGGGAAAGTTAAAGATGATCATCGCCAAGAACGGCCCCGACACAGACAG